TCCAGGAGAATGTATCTGGGTTGCAACACAAGTCGTGGAAGCTTCTCTTGATATAGATTTTGACTTGCTATTCACAGAGCTATCTGACATTAATGGGCTTTTTCAAAGAATGGGCAGATGTTACAGAAATCGTGCACTTGATGTGGCTACGAATGTGTATGTGTTTGATGGGGGAGAAAAAGTTTGTTCTGGAGTAGGGCAATTTATTGATAAAACAATTTTTGTGAATTCAAAAGAAGCAATAAAGGATTGTAGTGGTATTTTGACTGAGACGAAAAAGATGGCGATAGTTGAACAAATATATTCTACAGAAGCATTAAAAGGAACTGAATTTTATAAAGAACTTACTAAAACTTTAAAATATGTCCAGGGTTTTAAGAGTTATGAATTAGATAAAAAAGAAGTTCGTAGCCAATTTAGAAATATAAATTCTGTATCAGCTATTCCAGAAAAAGTGTGGCAAGAGAATGAAGATGAAATTGTTAGATGTATGAATATCTTAGGCAAATCATCCGAAGAAGTATCAAAAAAAGAAAAAATGATGGCAAGGACTAATCTGGCTGAATTTATGCTAAACATTCCAGATTATCTATATAACAAAAGTGAAGGAAAACCATATAAAATCAACCGTTATGAAAATGTGGTTGAGTTTAAATGCGACTATTCAGATGAAATAGGGATCAGCATGCTTGAAAAACAAAAAGAAAGTCTGTTCTTTTAGGAGGTAAGCACGCGAGGATTAGTGGGACACATGTGTATTATTACTTTGTCTGTAAACGAAAACTTTGGTGTTTTTCTAACGAGATACGAATGGAGCATTTGGATGAAAATGTTCAACTTGGAAAGCTATTAGACGAAACTAGCTATTCTCGAGAAAATGGCCAAGTAATGATTGATGAAACGGTTAATATTGATTTTATTAAAGATTGGAAAGTTCTGCATGAGGTGAAAAAAAGCCGAGCAATTGAAGAAGCTGGGATTTGGCAATTGAAGTATTATATGTATTTTTTGAAACAAAAAGGGATTTTTATTGAAAAAGGAGTGGTTG
The nucleotide sequence above comes from Listeria ivanovii subsp. londoniensis. Encoded proteins:
- the cas4 gene encoding CRISPR-associated protein Cas4, producing MYYYFVCKRKLWCFSNEIRMEHLDENVQLGKLLDETSYSRENGQVMIDETVNIDFIKDWKVLHEVKKSRAIEEAGIWQLKYYMYFLKQKGIFIEKGVVDYPKIRQRETIFLSEEDELEIENVLTEIESITKDTKPPKVIDKPLCKKCAYYEYCYI